The following proteins are co-located in the Spea bombifrons isolate aSpeBom1 chromosome 3, aSpeBom1.2.pri, whole genome shotgun sequence genome:
- the PROC gene encoding vitamin K-dependent protein C has translation MMWLISILCFALITWDMPCASSSAVFFNRQDANRVLKVHKRAYNFMEELKPGSLERECVEEVCDLEEASEIFETREATLNFWAKYFDGDQCLSAPCANGVCKDGIGRYDCICSKGWEGRVCSDAITYPNCSVNNGGCLHFCTETENSTSRVCSCASGYQLDDNHHTCSPAVEYPCGQRKIMDFESLLRLTAAKQGRKGDSPWQVLIIHEKKFHCGGVLIHPLWALTAAHCMENAGKYYVRLGEYDRRKMEDTEQTLQVSKIIRHPDYRYQNADNDIALLRLSAPALYNKYVIPICLPSLELAERHLTLEGTEVVVTGWGSQNETSRNRSSVLSYIRIPVAPRNECIALMQNELTENMLCAGQLGDRQDACRGDSGGPMVTKFGGTWFLVGLVSWGEGCGRVDNFGVYTKVSRYLEWISQQMINYEAENSNGKASLQKSRKG, from the exons TCTTCTTCAACAGACAGGATGCAAATCGTGTTTTAAAAGTTCATAAACGGGCCTACAACTTTATGGAAGAGTTGAAGCCAGGATCACTGGAACGCGAGTGTGTGGAGGAAGTTTGTGATCTGGAGGAGGCGAGCGAGATATTTGAGACCCGCGAGGCCACT CTTAACTTTTGGGCAAAATACTTCG ATGGGGATCAGTGTCTGTCAGCTCCATGTGCAAATGGTGTCTGTAAGGATGGTATTGGGAGATATGACTGTATCTGCTCTAAAGGCTGGGAAGGACGGGTATGTTCTGATG CAATCACCTACCCAAACTGTTCTGTGAATAATGGAGGATGTCTTCACTTCTGCACTGAAACTGAGAATAGTACCTCTCGTGTGTGCAGCTGTGCCTCGGGGTACCAGTTGGATGATAACCATCACACCTGTAGCCCTGCGG TGGAGTACCCCTGTGGTCAAAGGAAAATCATGGATTTCGAAAGTCTACTTCGGCTGACAGCGGCAAAGCAAGGACGCAAAGGCGATAGTCCTTGGCAA GTCTTAATAATTCACGAGAAGAAATTTCACTGTGGAGGCGTCCTGATTCACCCGTTGTGGGCGCTGACAGCTGCCCATTGTATGGAGAATGCCGGAAAGTACTATGTGAGGCTTG GTGAATATGACCGTCGCAAGATGGAGGACACAGAACAGACATTGCAAGTGTCCAAGATCATCCGACACCCTGATTACCGGTATCAAAATGCAGACAATGATATTGCTTTACTGCGTCTCTCAGCGCCTGCCCTCTATAACAAGTATGTGATTCCAATCTGCCTGCCAAGCCTGGAACTTGCCGAGAGACATTTGACTCTGGAGGGCACCGAGGTGGTAGTCACTGGCTGGGGAAGCCAGAATGAAACGTCGCGCAATCGCTCCAGCGTTCTCAGCTACATACGGATTCCAGTGGCTCCCCGTAACGAGTGCATTGCATTGATGCAAAACGAACTTACTGAAAATATGTTATGTGCTGGGCAGCTGGGGGACAGACAGGATGCCTGCCGTGGAGACAGTGGAGGACCCATGGTTACTAAGTTTGGGGGCACTTGGTTTCTGGTGGGTTTGGTGAGCTGGGGAGAAGGCTGTGGACGAGTGGATAACTTTGGTGTGTATACCAAAGTCAGCCGATACCTGGAATGGATCAGCCAGCAAATGATTAACTATGAAGCCGAAAACTCAAATGGAAAGGCAAGTTTACAGAAGTCACGCAAAGGATGA